Proteins from a genomic interval of Granulicella sp. L56:
- a CDS encoding 6-phosphofructokinase, whose product MRIGMLTGGGDCPGLNAVIRAAVRKGIQHHGDEFIGFMEGWRGVIDDVTMPLTLETTSGILQKGGTILRSSRTNVKKIEGGFEKCLETIKRNKLDALIALGGDDTQSISLALSERGVKCVGVPKTIDNDLNGTDACFGFDTAVMIATEAVDRLHSTAESHNRVLVCEVMGRDAGWIAITSGIAGGADVVLVPEVPIDIEETCRLIKYRREHGKKFSIVVVAEGAKFPAGTVATHDESLDSFGHPRLSGIGQTLAEEIEKRTGYETRSVNLGHTQRGGTPTAYDRMLATRYGVAAIDLVHAGKFGRLVVLRGTQITDISIADAIAKTRTVGQDLLDVLQSLQPLKDAV is encoded by the coding sequence ATGCGTATTGGAATGTTGACCGGTGGTGGGGATTGTCCTGGGCTGAACGCTGTGATTCGCGCGGCAGTGCGCAAGGGAATCCAGCATCATGGGGATGAGTTTATCGGCTTTATGGAAGGCTGGCGCGGGGTCATCGACGATGTGACGATGCCGCTGACGCTGGAGACGACCTCGGGGATTTTGCAGAAGGGCGGAACGATTTTGCGCTCTTCGCGCACAAACGTGAAGAAGATCGAAGGCGGATTCGAGAAGTGCCTTGAGACAATCAAGCGCAACAAGCTGGACGCGCTGATTGCGCTGGGCGGCGATGATACGCAGTCGATCAGCCTTGCACTCAGCGAGCGCGGCGTGAAGTGCGTTGGCGTGCCGAAGACGATTGACAACGATTTGAACGGCACGGACGCTTGCTTCGGCTTCGATACCGCCGTGATGATTGCCACCGAAGCTGTGGACCGCCTGCACTCGACCGCCGAATCGCACAACCGCGTGCTGGTCTGCGAAGTGATGGGACGCGATGCGGGCTGGATTGCGATTACCTCTGGAATTGCGGGTGGCGCCGACGTTGTTCTGGTGCCCGAGGTGCCAATCGATATCGAAGAGACCTGCCGCCTGATCAAGTACCGTCGCGAGCATGGCAAGAAGTTCTCGATTGTGGTTGTGGCTGAGGGGGCGAAGTTCCCCGCGGGTACCGTGGCCACGCATGACGAGTCGCTGGATTCGTTTGGCCATCCGCGCTTGAGCGGCATTGGACAGACGCTGGCCGAGGAGATCGAGAAGCGTACCGGCTACGAGACGCGCAGCGTGAACCTGGGCCATACGCAACGTGGCGGCACACCGACAGCCTACGACCGTATGCTGGCGACGCGCTATGGCGTGGCGGCGATTGACCTGGTCCATGCGGGGAAGTTTGGCCGCTTGGTGGTGCTGCGCGGAACGCAGATCACGGACATTTCGATTGCCGATGCGATTGCCAAGACCCGGACGGTTGGACAGGATCTGCTGGATGTCCTGCAGAGCCTGCAACCCTTGAAGGACGCTGTTTAG